From Microlunatus capsulatus, a single genomic window includes:
- a CDS encoding ABC transporter ATP-binding protein, translating into MALLEVTDLHVRYEPKRSAAVDAVTGITFAIEPGEFVGLIGESGSGKTTLGTALLRLLERPGRIAGGSIVFDGTDITSMSQDELRSLRWTDIATVFQSSMNALNPVVRIEGQFRDVIEHHTALRGADVRRRVETLFDMVLIEHRFIDAFPHELSGGMKQRVNLALALAVEPRLVLLDEPTTGLDVVVQREILDNVRRLQAQLGFAVLFISHDIGTVLDLSDRILVMYAGTVVEEQPAARLLRDPMHPYTKGLLGSYADPREETVRITYVPGRPPDLAAKPAGCAFAPRCPEKFARCTTDDPPLVHLDGGRVACHVALLQRAPDRAPGGPDADVGPITRVFVGPQFVKSAESGVLAGQRPALLSVAGVSKTYVQRRGTTVTRTEAVRDAGFVLRRGGVTALVGQSGSGKSTLARMITGVEAPTTGTLTFHGHDGDLAVGGMRGRRLREYRRHVQMVFQDPYSSLNPAKTLGYALSRPLANYRGLRGEALRQRVLELLETVALTPASRFVNRFPYELSGGQRQRVVIARALAVEPELIIADEPISSLDVSIRAEVLELLNTLVQQGDVSILYITHDLLSARMLADEVVVLNEGRVVEQGPALDVIRRPRDPYTRLLLDAIPNPFEAARAER; encoded by the coding sequence GTGGCGCTGCTCGAGGTCACCGACCTGCACGTCCGCTACGAGCCGAAGCGGAGCGCCGCCGTCGACGCCGTCACCGGCATCACCTTCGCCATCGAGCCCGGGGAGTTCGTCGGGCTGATCGGGGAGTCGGGCTCGGGCAAGACGACGCTCGGCACGGCCCTGCTGCGGCTGCTGGAGCGTCCCGGCCGGATCGCCGGCGGCTCCATCGTCTTCGACGGCACCGACATCACGTCGATGAGCCAGGACGAGCTCCGCTCGCTGCGCTGGACCGACATCGCGACGGTGTTCCAGAGCAGCATGAACGCCCTCAACCCGGTGGTGCGGATCGAGGGCCAGTTCCGCGACGTCATCGAGCACCACACGGCGCTGCGCGGGGCCGACGTCCGCCGTCGCGTCGAGACGCTGTTCGACATGGTGCTCATCGAGCACCGGTTCATCGACGCCTTCCCCCACGAGCTGTCGGGCGGCATGAAGCAGCGGGTGAACCTGGCCCTGGCGCTGGCCGTCGAGCCCCGGCTGGTGCTGCTGGACGAGCCGACGACGGGGCTGGACGTCGTCGTGCAGCGCGAGATCCTCGACAACGTCCGCCGGCTGCAGGCCCAGCTGGGCTTCGCCGTGCTGTTCATCAGCCACGACATCGGCACCGTGCTGGACCTCTCCGACCGGATCCTCGTCATGTACGCCGGGACCGTGGTCGAGGAGCAGCCGGCCGCCCGGCTGCTGCGCGACCCGATGCACCCGTACACGAAGGGCCTGCTCGGCTCCTACGCCGACCCGCGCGAGGAGACCGTCCGGATCACCTACGTCCCGGGCCGGCCCCCGGACCTCGCGGCCAAGCCGGCCGGCTGCGCGTTCGCACCCCGGTGCCCGGAGAAGTTCGCCCGCTGCACCACCGACGACCCGCCGCTGGTCCACCTCGACGGCGGCCGGGTCGCCTGCCACGTCGCGCTGCTCCAGCGCGCCCCCGACCGCGCGCCCGGCGGTCCCGACGCCGACGTGGGCCCGATCACCCGCGTCTTCGTCGGCCCGCAGTTCGTGAAGTCGGCCGAGAGCGGCGTGCTCGCCGGCCAGCGCCCGGCCCTGCTCAGCGTCGCCGGGGTCTCCAAGACCTACGTCCAGCGCCGCGGCACCACCGTCACCCGGACCGAGGCGGTGCGGGACGCCGGCTTCGTGCTGCGCCGCGGCGGCGTCACCGCGCTGGTGGGGCAGAGCGGCAGCGGGAAGTCCACGCTGGCCCGGATGATCACCGGCGTGGAGGCGCCGACGACGGGGACGCTGACGTTCCACGGCCACGACGGCGACCTCGCCGTCGGCGGGATGCGCGGCCGCCGGCTGCGCGAGTACCGCCGGCACGTGCAGATGGTGTTCCAGGACCCGTACTCCTCGCTCAACCCCGCGAAGACGCTCGGCTACGCGCTCAGCCGGCCGCTGGCCAACTACCGGGGGCTCCGGGGCGAGGCGCTGCGGCAGCGGGTGCTCGAGCTGCTGGAGACCGTCGCGCTCACCCCGGCGTCGCGCTTCGTCAACCGCTTCCCCTACGAGCTGTCCGGGGGCCAGCGGCAACGCGTGGTCATCGCCCGGGCGCTGGCCGTGGAGCCCGAGCTGATCATCGCCGACGAGCCGATCTCCAGCCTCGACGTCTCCATCCGGGCCGAGGTGCTGGAGCTGCTGAACACCCTGGTGCAGCAGGGCGACGTCAGCATCCTCTACATCACCCACGACCTGCTGAGCGCGCGGATGCTGGCCGACGAGGTCGTGGTGCTGAACGAGGGCCGGGTGGTGGAGCAGGGACCGGCGCTCGACGTCATCCGGCGGCCCCGCGACCCCTACACCCGGCTGCTGCTGGACGCGATCCCCAACCCCTTCGAGGCGGCCCGCGCCGAGCGCTGA
- a CDS encoding manganese efflux pump MntP, with protein MTPSTLLLLATGVSADAFAVALGKGLQLRRQVLARALLIGLLFGLAQALMPLAGYLLGSTFADRIAAYDHWVAFALLAAVGGKMLWEALRPSADDEPAGEVSVRELLVLALATSIDALAVGVSFAFLEIDVWVAVLVIGLTTFVLSVAAVLLGHRVGTRFQRPAEVVGGLVLILIGAQIVVQHLGLL; from the coding sequence GTGACTCCCTCCACCCTGCTCCTGCTCGCCACCGGCGTCTCCGCCGACGCGTTCGCCGTCGCCCTCGGGAAGGGGCTGCAGCTGCGCCGCCAGGTGCTGGCCCGGGCGCTCCTCATCGGGCTGCTCTTCGGGCTCGCCCAGGCGCTGATGCCGCTGGCCGGCTACCTGCTGGGCAGCACGTTCGCCGACCGGATCGCCGCCTACGACCACTGGGTGGCCTTCGCCCTGCTGGCCGCGGTGGGCGGCAAGATGCTGTGGGAGGCGCTGCGGCCCTCCGCCGACGACGAGCCGGCGGGCGAGGTCTCGGTGCGAGAGCTGCTGGTGCTGGCCCTGGCCACCAGCATCGACGCGCTGGCCGTCGGGGTGTCGTTCGCGTTCCTGGAGATCGACGTCTGGGTCGCGGTCCTGGTGATCGGCCTGACGACGTTCGTGCTGTCCGTCGCCGCCGTCCTGCTGGGCCACCGCGTCGGCACCCGGTTCCAGCGGCCCGCCGAGGTCGTCGGCGGGCTGGTGCTCATCCTCATCGGCGCCCAGATCGTCGTCCAGCACCTCGGTCTCCTCTGA
- a CDS encoding SRPBCC family protein, with translation MARTSLDVSRVLALGAEQAWAAWTVPEQLRQWWWPFLPGTTVDLDPRVGGTYRLESVQAGFGACGRYSELVPGRLLAFTWSWITDGRPEQTVDQVRVRLAPLEHGCRLDLEHVLDPSLHDPEPLRQGWSETLDVLVRWAAERAAS, from the coding sequence GTGGCGAGGACGAGCCTGGACGTGTCGCGGGTGCTGGCGCTGGGAGCCGAGCAGGCCTGGGCGGCCTGGACCGTGCCCGAGCAGCTGCGGCAGTGGTGGTGGCCGTTCCTGCCCGGCACGACGGTGGACCTCGACCCGCGCGTCGGCGGCACCTACCGGCTGGAGTCGGTGCAGGCGGGCTTCGGGGCCTGCGGCCGCTACAGCGAGCTGGTGCCCGGACGGCTGCTGGCCTTCACCTGGAGCTGGATCACCGACGGCCGCCCGGAGCAGACCGTCGACCAGGTCCGCGTCCGGCTCGCGCCGCTCGAGCACGGCTGCCGCCTCGACCTCGAGCACGTCCTGGACCCGAGCCTGCACGACCCGGAACCCTTGCGGCAGGGCTGGTCGGAGACCTTGGACGTGCTGGTCCGCTGGGCGGCGGAGCGCGCCGCGAGCTGA
- a CDS encoding cytochrome P450 has translation MSAVRSLVRELVVVRSTVAWHGHVGRDPFARLQLTEGRRDPYPLYEEVRRRGPLVPTPLAGHQTASHRVCREVLRDRRFGVQSEEALNRGDGELSLLELDPPDHTRLRRLVAPSFTPRALAGTRERVGAVVDGLLDAVPAGEPFDLVGALASPLPIRVITDLLGVPDDDSAAFARDGATIGSALAGVQSLGHVVRLLEANRRLGALLEEVFEQHRREPRDDLVSRLLAVEGDQVRPGELAPLCRLLLVAGFETTVNLIGNTVLALLAHPDQWREVVEDPSLAAAAVEETLRWDPPVQRTFRSPHEDLELAGVPLARGSMVMLLLAGANRDPEVFAEPGRFDLHRYADRSAPAAEHLSFSAGLHYCLGAPLARLEAVVAVERLAERFPRLQRAGRVRRRRGGTVIRGPAALVVGQRSGALAA, from the coding sequence GTGAGCGCGGTCAGGTCGCTGGTCCGGGAGCTGGTCGTCGTCCGCTCCACCGTCGCCTGGCACGGGCACGTCGGCCGGGACCCGTTCGCCCGGCTGCAGCTCACCGAGGGGCGGCGCGACCCCTACCCCCTGTACGAGGAGGTGCGGCGGCGGGGACCGCTGGTGCCGACCCCGCTGGCCGGCCACCAGACCGCCAGCCACCGCGTCTGCCGCGAGGTGCTCCGCGACCGCCGCTTCGGGGTGCAGTCGGAGGAGGCGCTGAACCGCGGGGACGGCGAGCTGTCGCTGCTGGAGCTCGACCCGCCCGACCACACCCGGCTCCGCCGGCTCGTCGCGCCGTCCTTCACGCCGCGGGCGCTGGCGGGCACCCGGGAGCGGGTGGGCGCGGTGGTGGACGGGCTGCTGGACGCCGTGCCGGCCGGCGAGCCCTTCGACCTGGTCGGCGCCCTCGCCTCTCCGCTGCCGATCCGGGTGATCACCGACCTGCTCGGCGTCCCCGACGACGACAGCGCCGCCTTCGCCCGTGACGGCGCGACCATCGGCAGCGCGCTGGCCGGGGTGCAGTCGCTCGGGCACGTCGTCCGGCTGCTGGAGGCCAACCGCCGGCTGGGCGCGCTGCTGGAGGAGGTCTTCGAGCAGCACCGGCGCGAGCCCCGCGACGACCTCGTCAGCCGGCTGCTGGCCGTCGAGGGCGACCAGGTCCGACCGGGCGAGCTCGCCCCGCTGTGCCGGCTGCTGCTCGTCGCCGGCTTCGAGACGACGGTGAACCTCATCGGCAACACCGTGCTGGCCCTGCTGGCCCACCCCGACCAGTGGCGGGAGGTCGTCGAGGACCCGTCGCTGGCCGCCGCGGCGGTCGAGGAGACGCTGCGCTGGGACCCGCCCGTCCAGCGCACCTTCCGCTCGCCGCACGAGGACCTGGAGCTGGCCGGGGTGCCGCTGGCCCGCGGCTCGATGGTGATGCTGCTGCTCGCCGGCGCCAACCGCGACCCCGAGGTGTTCGCCGAGCCGGGGCGCTTCGACCTGCACCGCTACGCCGACCGCTCGGCCCCGGCCGCGGAGCACCTCTCCTTCTCGGCCGGCCTGCACTACTGCCTGGGCGCGCCGCTCGCCCGGCTGGAGGCCGTGGTCGCCGTCGAGCGGCTGGCCGAGCGCTTCCCGCGGCTGCAGCGGGCCGGCCGCGTCCGGCGCCGCCGCGGCGGCACCGTCATCCGCGGTCCGGCCGCGCTGGTCGTCGGTCAGCGCTCGGGAGCGCTCGCGGCCTGA
- a CDS encoding CPBP family intramembrane glutamic endopeptidase has product MTEHPSAPSAAGPGPLPAGPGPYPPPGPYPPVGAHPPAGPPALPPKPSALPVEEREYHHFLRTPRARWWKGALAVVSLVVAFLLVSTALTAAAVVVDLATGRTEAGALQSGQITVTPLIFLANNLALALLTPVAMLLQWGFFGQRPGWLSSVAGGFRWRWFGRAALVVVPVWLVYVGISFLVAPEGLSGTLSRDAGLMLVVVLLTTPLQAAGEEYGARGLLARSAGSWFADPRVALVVGGVVANLVFMVAHAATDPWLLVYYFTFGAALSVLAWRTGGLEVPVLVHAVNNLFLLVPVALYGDLSGAFDRGPGTGGPFMLLPIAVMLVMTLVLSLWARRNRVQRSSAPGAVDAPAGGPAVLPPAQAASAPER; this is encoded by the coding sequence ATGACCGAGCACCCCTCCGCCCCGTCCGCGGCCGGTCCCGGCCCGCTCCCCGCCGGTCCCGGCCCGTACCCGCCGCCCGGCCCGTACCCGCCCGTCGGCGCGCACCCGCCGGCCGGCCCGCCGGCGCTCCCGCCGAAGCCGAGCGCGCTGCCCGTCGAGGAGCGGGAGTACCACCACTTCCTGCGCACCCCGCGGGCGCGCTGGTGGAAGGGCGCGCTGGCGGTCGTCAGCCTCGTCGTCGCCTTCCTGCTGGTCAGCACCGCGCTGACGGCGGCCGCGGTCGTCGTCGACCTCGCGACGGGCCGGACCGAGGCCGGCGCCCTGCAGTCGGGTCAGATCACCGTGACGCCGCTGATCTTCCTGGCCAACAACCTGGCCCTGGCCCTGCTGACCCCGGTGGCGATGCTGCTCCAGTGGGGCTTCTTCGGGCAGCGCCCGGGCTGGCTGAGCTCGGTGGCCGGCGGGTTCCGCTGGCGCTGGTTCGGCCGGGCGGCCCTCGTCGTCGTGCCGGTCTGGCTGGTCTACGTCGGCATCTCGTTCCTCGTCGCGCCGGAGGGGCTCTCGGGGACGCTGAGCCGGGACGCCGGCCTCATGCTGGTCGTGGTCCTGCTGACGACGCCGCTGCAGGCGGCCGGCGAGGAGTACGGCGCCCGCGGTCTGCTGGCCCGCTCGGCCGGCTCGTGGTTCGCGGACCCGCGGGTGGCACTGGTCGTCGGCGGCGTCGTCGCCAACCTCGTCTTCATGGTGGCCCACGCCGCCACCGACCCGTGGCTGCTCGTCTACTACTTCACCTTCGGCGCTGCGCTCAGCGTCCTCGCCTGGCGCACCGGCGGCCTCGAGGTGCCCGTGCTCGTGCACGCGGTCAACAACCTGTTCCTGCTGGTGCCGGTCGCCCTCTACGGCGACCTGAGCGGCGCCTTCGACCGCGGGCCCGGCACCGGCGGCCCGTTCATGCTGCTGCCGATCGCCGTGATGCTGGTGATGACCCTGGTGCTCAGCCTGTGGGCGCGCCGCAACCGGGTGCAGCGCAGCAGCGCCCCCGGCGCCGTCGACGCCCCGGCCGGCGGGCCCGCGGTCCTGCCGCCGGCTCAGGCCGCGAGCGCTCCCGAGCGCTGA
- a CDS encoding MFS transporter, which produces MDVRRSGLGVLVVSQLLAGLGVASGVAVGGLLAEQLSGTVVVAGLAQTSSVLGAGLWAIPLARLAGRRGRRWGLGCGYALAVLGTLLVLGSAALGSVVLLFVGLAAFGASTAAGLQARFAAAELTTAAYRARALSVVLWATTLGSVLGPNLSEVGARLGERLGIEPLTGPYLFSLVAFTAAALTVSLGLRPASPDAAGEGPVDPAAVDVGAAVPVVQLGFRVALRLGLADPLTRLAVVAITCSHTVMVGVMVMTPLHMGHLGFSLDLVGLVISIHIFGMYGASPVMGWLTDRISAVGVLLVGVVLFAAALVLAAMADEPSMLLISLALGLLGLGWSAGMIGGSTLLASSVTPEAKVSVQGATDAVMNVAAAASSAVSGLVLGWAGYPGLAVVAAVVLVPMAVLAVRTALRPPRPGTPEPAAQRSSTRA; this is translated from the coding sequence ATGGACGTCCGCCGCAGCGGGCTCGGCGTGCTCGTGGTGAGCCAGCTGCTCGCCGGCCTCGGCGTGGCCAGCGGGGTCGCCGTCGGCGGGCTGCTGGCCGAGCAGCTGTCCGGCACCGTGGTCGTCGCCGGCCTGGCCCAGACGTCCTCGGTGCTCGGCGCCGGCCTGTGGGCGATCCCGCTGGCCCGGCTGGCCGGTCGCCGCGGCCGTCGCTGGGGGCTGGGCTGCGGCTACGCCCTCGCCGTCCTCGGCACGCTGCTGGTCCTCGGCTCGGCGGCGCTCGGCTCCGTGGTCCTGCTGTTCGTCGGACTGGCCGCCTTCGGCGCCTCCACCGCCGCCGGGCTGCAGGCCCGCTTCGCCGCGGCGGAGCTGACGACGGCGGCCTACCGGGCCCGGGCCCTGTCCGTCGTCCTCTGGGCCACGACGCTGGGTTCGGTCCTCGGCCCGAACCTGTCCGAGGTCGGCGCCCGGCTGGGGGAGCGGCTGGGCATCGAGCCGCTGACCGGCCCCTACCTGTTCTCCCTCGTCGCCTTCACCGCGGCCGCGCTGACGGTCAGCCTGGGCCTCCGCCCGGCGTCGCCCGACGCCGCGGGCGAGGGGCCGGTCGACCCCGCCGCCGTGGACGTCGGCGCCGCGGTGCCGGTCGTCCAGCTCGGCTTCCGGGTCGCGCTGCGGCTGGGGTTGGCCGACCCGCTGACCCGGCTGGCCGTCGTGGCCATCACCTGCTCCCACACCGTGATGGTGGGGGTGATGGTGATGACGCCGCTGCACATGGGCCACCTCGGCTTCTCCCTCGACCTCGTCGGCCTGGTGATCAGCATCCACATCTTCGGCATGTACGGCGCCAGCCCGGTGATGGGCTGGCTGACCGACCGGATCTCCGCCGTCGGCGTGCTGCTGGTGGGCGTCGTCCTGTTCGCCGCCGCGCTGGTGCTCGCGGCGATGGCGGACGAGCCGAGCATGCTGCTGATCTCCCTCGCCCTCGGCCTGCTGGGCCTGGGCTGGTCGGCGGGGATGATCGGCGGCTCGACGCTGCTCGCGTCCTCGGTGACCCCGGAGGCCAAGGTCTCGGTGCAGGGGGCGACCGACGCGGTGATGAACGTCGCGGCCGCGGCCTCCTCGGCCGTCTCGGGCCTGGTGCTCGGCTGGGCCGGGTATCCGGGGCTGGCCGTCGTCGCCGCCGTCGTCCTGGTCCCGATGGCGGTCCTGGCCGTCCGGACGGCGCTGCGGCCGCCGCGGCCGGGGACGCCGGAGCCCGCCGCGCAGCGGTCCTCCACCCGCGCCTGA
- a CDS encoding alpha/beta hydrolase: MTLRRVARALLAVTALGAGAALVRAGGRRRALVAAVPADLRHPALYLPFTVSAPLLRLVRRTTPRPSALAPGTTVRRKRVPGRDGSPPVDVLVYEPAGRRRPSGALLWVHGGGFVLGDPVTYHDLCSRWADELGVVVVSVDYRLAPEHPFPAGLQDCYAGLRWLHEQADALGVDRSRVAVGGDSAGGGLAATLAQLATDRGEVDVCFQLLLYPMLDDRTALRGDDGTGRLVWTPTSNRFAWTAYLGHAPTAVEDRPYAAGARREDLRGLPPAWVGVGDVDLFHAEDLAYVERLRDAGVPCALHVAPGMYHGADGFREDRSAVARDFRRQALEALRAALGQPVGTTAG, from the coding sequence ATGACCCTCCGCCGCGTCGCCCGGGCGCTCCTCGCCGTCACCGCCCTCGGCGCCGGCGCCGCGCTCGTCCGGGCCGGCGGCCGACGCCGCGCTCTGGTCGCGGCGGTCCCGGCCGACCTGCGGCACCCGGCGCTGTACCTCCCGTTCACCGTCAGCGCCCCGCTGCTGCGCCTGGTCCGCCGGACCACCCCGCGGCCCTCCGCGCTGGCCCCCGGCACCACCGTCCGCCGCAAGCGGGTGCCCGGCCGCGACGGGTCCCCGCCCGTTGACGTGCTGGTCTACGAGCCCGCCGGGCGGCGCCGCCCCTCGGGCGCGCTGCTGTGGGTGCACGGCGGCGGGTTCGTCCTCGGGGACCCGGTGACCTACCACGACCTCTGCAGCCGGTGGGCCGACGAGCTGGGCGTCGTCGTCGTCAGCGTCGACTACCGGCTGGCGCCCGAGCACCCCTTCCCGGCCGGCCTGCAGGACTGCTACGCCGGGCTGCGCTGGCTGCACGAGCAGGCCGACGCCCTGGGTGTCGACCGGTCCCGGGTGGCCGTGGGCGGGGACAGCGCCGGCGGCGGGCTGGCCGCGACCCTGGCCCAGCTGGCGACCGACCGCGGCGAGGTCGACGTCTGCTTCCAGCTGCTGCTCTACCCGATGCTCGACGACAGGACGGCGCTGCGCGGGGACGACGGCACCGGCCGGCTCGTCTGGACCCCCACCTCCAACCGCTTCGCCTGGACCGCCTACCTGGGGCACGCGCCGACCGCCGTCGAGGACCGGCCCTACGCCGCCGGCGCCCGGCGCGAGGACCTGCGCGGCCTGCCGCCCGCCTGGGTCGGCGTCGGCGACGTCGACCTCTTCCACGCCGAGGACCTCGCCTACGTCGAACGGCTGCGGGACGCCGGGGTGCCCTGCGCGCTGCACGTCGCCCCCGGGATGTACCACGGCGCCGACGGGTTCCGCGAGGACCGCTCGGCGGTGGCCCGGGACTTCCGGCGGCAGGCGCTGGAGGCCCTCCGCGCCGCCCTCGGGCAGCCGGTGGGAACCACGGCCGGCTGA
- a CDS encoding phytanoyl-CoA dioxygenase family protein translates to MTALLTTPGALAETYQREGVVLVPGLLSPDEIATIRASFTDHIEADPSFGFDDGLPDGDILRRYPRVIHPHRRTDLEVGQLARRLMTDPRVVSVVEQLVGPAYGAQSMFYFKPPGARGQALHQDNLFLQSHPETCIAAWIAVDDCDGDNGGLMVIPGSHTIQILCPEDADPEESFTGNTVPVPEGAVRLQTEMKAGDVLFFHGSLVHGSRPNTTADRFRRSLIFHYVPQASVEVARFYLPLLAPDGSEVTIAESPDGGPCGEGWTSEGH, encoded by the coding sequence ATGACCGCTCTGCTCACCACCCCCGGCGCCCTCGCCGAGACCTACCAGCGCGAAGGCGTCGTGCTGGTGCCCGGCCTGCTGTCCCCGGACGAGATCGCCACCATCCGCGCCTCCTTCACCGACCACATCGAGGCCGACCCCTCCTTCGGCTTCGACGACGGCCTGCCGGACGGCGACATCCTGCGCCGCTACCCGCGCGTCATCCACCCGCACCGCCGCACCGACCTCGAGGTCGGGCAGCTGGCCCGGCGGCTGATGACCGACCCCCGGGTGGTCTCCGTCGTCGAGCAGCTGGTGGGCCCGGCCTACGGCGCGCAGTCGATGTTCTACTTCAAGCCGCCGGGCGCGCGCGGGCAGGCGCTGCACCAGGACAACCTGTTCCTGCAGTCGCACCCCGAGACCTGCATCGCGGCCTGGATCGCCGTCGACGACTGCGACGGCGACAACGGCGGGCTGATGGTGATCCCCGGCTCGCACACCATCCAGATCCTCTGCCCCGAGGACGCCGACCCGGAGGAGTCCTTCACCGGCAACACGGTGCCGGTGCCCGAGGGCGCCGTGCGCCTGCAGACCGAGATGAAGGCCGGCGACGTGCTGTTCTTCCACGGCAGCCTGGTGCACGGGTCGCGGCCCAACACCACCGCCGACCGCTTCCGCCGGTCGCTGATCTTCCACTACGTGCCGCAGGCCAGCGTCGAGGTGGCCCGCTTCTACCTCCCGCTGCTCGCCCCCGACGGCAGCGAGGTGACCATCGCCGAGTCCCCCGACGGCGGACCCTGCGGCGAGGGCTGGACCTCCGAGGGCCACTGA
- a CDS encoding helix-turn-helix domain-containing protein has protein sequence MPEESMTPTVPRVLTGVFAEGPSYATWRTRGTTDWLVVHTLAGTGRFGSADGRALLVGRGDLVLLRPGVRHDYGTAPGVDGWELQWAHVHPRAEWAPLLDWPEALPGVRRLRLAGEVHQRVREAFARATALGHGGLAQAELFELNALETALLWAATQVPGPRPLDPRLISVLEDVGARLAEPLTVAGLADRAGLSPSRLTHLFTEQLGVPPMRFVERQRMQAARQLLELTRRPVADVARAVGYDDPLYFSTRFRRHTGRSPSEHRAGSTPEPPSA, from the coding sequence GTGCCCGAGGAGTCGATGACGCCCACCGTCCCGCGCGTGCTCACCGGCGTCTTCGCCGAGGGCCCGTCCTACGCCACCTGGCGGACCCGCGGCACCACCGACTGGCTCGTCGTGCACACCCTCGCCGGCACCGGGCGGTTCGGGTCGGCCGACGGCCGCGCCCTGCTGGTCGGCCGGGGCGACCTGGTGCTGCTGCGGCCCGGCGTGCGGCACGACTACGGGACCGCGCCGGGCGTCGACGGCTGGGAGCTGCAGTGGGCCCACGTGCACCCGCGGGCGGAGTGGGCGCCGCTGCTGGACTGGCCCGAGGCGCTGCCCGGCGTCCGCCGGCTGCGGCTGGCCGGCGAGGTGCACCAACGGGTCCGGGAGGCGTTCGCCCGGGCCACCGCGCTGGGTCACGGCGGGTTGGCGCAGGCCGAGCTGTTCGAGCTGAACGCGCTGGAGACCGCGCTGCTGTGGGCCGCCACCCAGGTCCCGGGCCCCCGCCCGCTCGACCCGCGGCTGATCTCCGTGCTGGAGGACGTCGGCGCCCGGCTGGCCGAGCCGCTGACCGTCGCCGGCCTGGCCGACCGGGCCGGGCTGTCGCCCTCGCGGCTCACCCACCTGTTCACCGAGCAGCTGGGCGTGCCGCCGATGCGCTTCGTGGAGCGGCAGCGGATGCAGGCCGCCCGGCAGCTGCTGGAGCTGACCCGGCGGCCGGTCGCCGACGTCGCCCGGGCCGTCGGCTACGACGACCCGCTCTACTTCTCCACCCGCTTCCGCCGCCACACCGGTCGCTCGCCCAGCGAGCACCGGGCGGGGTCCACCCCGGAGCCGCCGTCGGCCTGA
- a CDS encoding AEC family transporter, whose protein sequence is MQDVLAGFATIAVVIAVGFLLAHSRVLDVESQGMLARLAFYVASPALMVTVLGRTDVSQLFSANLVASLGSVVVTATVAVLLARLVWRRTASDTVIATFSASYVNAGNLGLPIAAYVLGDVSLIAPMLLAQLMVLQPLGLAVLDSTVHVADPAQSRGRRLLDRLGQPLRNPLMLGSLAGLLLSVTGLPLPRVVLDPLTLIGGMAVPAMLIAYGISLRLGPRPGAGEPPVQIGTIVALKLVLQPVVAYLIGRFVVGLDGLDLLAVTVVAALPTAQNVFTHAVRYRRAEILARDSIFISTLLSVPVLLLIAGVLG, encoded by the coding sequence GTGCAGGACGTGCTGGCCGGGTTCGCCACCATCGCGGTCGTCATCGCGGTGGGGTTCCTGCTCGCCCACAGCCGGGTCCTCGACGTCGAGAGCCAGGGGATGCTGGCCCGGCTGGCCTTCTATGTCGCCAGCCCCGCGCTGATGGTCACCGTGCTGGGCCGGACGGACGTCTCGCAGCTGTTCTCGGCCAACCTCGTCGCCTCCCTCGGCAGCGTGGTGGTGACCGCGACCGTCGCCGTCCTGCTGGCCCGGCTGGTGTGGCGGCGGACCGCCAGCGACACCGTCATCGCCACCTTCAGCGCGTCCTACGTCAACGCGGGCAACCTCGGGCTGCCGATCGCCGCCTACGTGCTGGGCGACGTCTCGCTGATCGCCCCGATGCTGCTGGCCCAGTTGATGGTGCTGCAGCCGCTCGGCCTGGCGGTGCTGGACTCGACGGTGCACGTGGCCGACCCCGCGCAGAGCCGGGGCCGCCGGCTGCTCGACCGGCTGGGCCAGCCGCTGCGCAACCCGCTGATGCTCGGCTCGCTGGCCGGGCTGCTGCTCTCGGTGACCGGCCTGCCGCTGCCCCGGGTGGTGCTGGACCCGCTGACGCTGATCGGCGGGATGGCGGTGCCCGCGATGCTCATCGCCTACGGCATCTCGCTGCGGCTGGGACCGCGGCCGGGGGCGGGCGAGCCGCCGGTCCAGATCGGCACGATCGTGGCCCTCAAGCTGGTCCTGCAGCCGGTCGTCGCCTACCTCATCGGCCGCTTCGTCGTCGGACTCGACGGCCTGGACCTGCTGGCCGTCACCGTCGTCGCGGCGCTGCCCACCGCGCAGAACGTCTTCACCCACGCCGTCCGCTACCGGCGGGCCGAGATCCTGGCGCGGGACTCGATCTTCATCTCCACCCTGCTCTCGGTGCCCGTGCTGCTGCTCATCGCCGGCGTCCTCGGCTGA
- a CDS encoding PPOX class F420-dependent oxidoreductase, giving the protein MPDTPLPPRVLDLLRRPNPAVMATVAADGRPVTVATWYLLEDDGRVLLGLDATRARLKHLRRDPRVSLTVLAADDWYTHVSLQGRVGEVTEDIGLADIDRLATHYLGTPYPDRESPRVATRLQVERWHAWGSLAAEQPG; this is encoded by the coding sequence ATGCCCGACACCCCGCTGCCCCCGCGCGTGCTCGACCTGCTGCGCCGCCCCAACCCGGCCGTGATGGCCACCGTCGCCGCCGACGGCCGCCCCGTCACCGTCGCCACCTGGTACCTGCTGGAGGACGACGGCCGGGTGCTGCTCGGGCTCGACGCCACCCGGGCCCGGCTGAAGCACCTGCGGCGCGACCCCCGCGTCTCGCTGACCGTGCTGGCCGCGGACGACTGGTACACCCACGTGAGCCTGCAGGGCCGGGTGGGCGAGGTCACCGAGGACATCGGTCTCGCCGACATCGACCGGCTGGCGACGCACTACCTCGGCACGCCCTACCCCGACCGGGAGAGCCCGCGGGTCGCCACCCGGCTCCAGGTCGAGCGGTGGCACGCCTGGGGCTCGCTGGCCGCCGAGCAGCCCGGCTGA